Proteins encoded by one window of Methanothermobacter thermautotrophicus:
- the mvk gene encoding mevalonate kinase: MKSSASAPAKAILFGEHAVVYGKPAIAAAIDRRVTVTVSESSSTHVTIPSLGIEHISDRPAGGILDYIGRCLELYHDSSPLDILVEMEIPAGSGLGSSAALTVAMIGALDRYHGRDHGPGETAARAHRVEVDVQGAASPLDTAISTYGGLVYLDSQRRVNKFEADLGDLVIAHLDYSGETARMVAGVAERFRRFPDIMGRIMDTVEDITNTAYRELLRNNTEPIGELMNLNQGLLDSMGVSTRELSMMVYEARNAGAAGSKITGAGGGGSIIAHCPGCMDDVVRALNRNWKAMKASFSPEGLI, translated from the coding sequence TTGAAGTCGTCGGCATCCGCACCTGCCAAGGCCATTCTTTTTGGTGAACACGCGGTGGTCTACGGCAAACCGGCAATTGCAGCTGCCATAGACCGCAGGGTGACTGTAACCGTAAGTGAATCCAGCAGCACCCATGTAACCATCCCCTCCCTTGGTATAGAACACATTTCAGATAGACCAGCCGGTGGCATCCTGGACTACATCGGGAGGTGCCTCGAGCTTTACCATGACTCATCACCCCTTGATATACTCGTGGAGATGGAGATACCCGCAGGTTCAGGCCTTGGATCGTCGGCTGCACTCACCGTTGCAATGATAGGCGCCCTCGACAGGTACCATGGAAGGGACCATGGACCCGGGGAGACAGCCGCCAGGGCCCACAGGGTGGAGGTTGATGTACAGGGAGCCGCAAGCCCCCTTGACACGGCCATCAGCACCTATGGGGGCCTGGTGTACCTTGACAGCCAGAGGAGGGTGAATAAGTTTGAGGCCGACCTGGGGGACCTTGTCATAGCCCACCTTGACTACTCCGGGGAAACAGCCAGGATGGTTGCCGGGGTGGCAGAGAGGTTCAGGAGATTTCCGGATATCATGGGGCGGATAATGGACACAGTTGAGGACATCACCAACACAGCATACAGGGAACTCCTCAGGAACAACACAGAGCCCATTGGGGAGCTCATGAACCTCAACCAGGGGCTGCTGGACTCCATGGGCGTATCCACACGTGAACTTTCAATGATGGTCTATGAGGCAAGGAATGCAGGGGCAGCGGGTTCAAAGATCACGGGTGCCGGCGGTGGCGGGAGCATAATAGCCCACTGCCCCGGATGCATGGATGATGTTGTCAGGGCCCTTAACAGGAACTGGAAGGCCATGAAGGCCAGTTTTTCACCTGAGGGACTCATCTAA
- a CDS encoding isopentenyl phosphate kinase yields MIILKLGGSVITRKDSEEPAIDRDNLERIASEIANASPSSLMIVHGAGSFGHPFAGEYRIGSEIENEEDLKRRRFGFALTQNWVKKLNSHVCDALLAEGIPAVSMQPSAFIRAHGGRISDADISMIRSYLHEGMVPVVYGDVVLDTDSRVKFSVISGDQLINHFSMRLMPERVILGTDVDGVYTRNPKKHPDARLLDVIKSIDDLESLDGTLNTDVTGGMVGKIRELLLLAEKGVESEIINAAVPGNIERALLGEEVRGTRIIGEH; encoded by the coding sequence ATGATCATTCTCAAGCTTGGTGGAAGTGTAATTACCAGGAAGGACTCTGAGGAACCTGCAATAGACAGGGATAACCTTGAGAGGATAGCCTCAGAGATAGCTAACGCTTCACCATCATCATTGATGATAGTGCACGGCGCAGGATCCTTCGGCCACCCCTTTGCAGGGGAGTACAGGATAGGCTCAGAGATAGAGAATGAAGAGGACCTCAAACGCCGACGGTTTGGATTTGCACTGACCCAGAACTGGGTTAAAAAGCTCAACAGTCATGTATGCGACGCGCTCCTTGCTGAGGGAATTCCAGCAGTTTCAATGCAGCCATCAGCCTTCATAAGGGCCCATGGTGGCCGCATAAGCGATGCTGATATCTCAATGATCAGATCATACCTCCATGAGGGTATGGTTCCAGTGGTCTATGGGGACGTTGTACTTGACACAGACAGCAGGGTGAAATTTTCAGTGATATCAGGGGACCAGCTGATAAACCACTTCTCCATGAGGCTGATGCCTGAGAGGGTCATACTTGGAACAGATGTGGATGGTGTCTACACAAGGAACCCGAAGAAGCACCCCGATGCAAGGCTCCTTGATGTTATAAAATCCATCGATGACCTGGAATCCCTGGACGGGACACTGAACACCGACGTCACTGGTGGAATGGTTGGTAAGATAAGGGAACTCCTTCTGCTTGCAGAGAAGGGTGTGGAATCTGAGATAATTAATGCTGCAGTGCCAGGAAATATTGAGAGAGCCCTCCTGGGAGAGGAGGTAAGGGGCACAAGGATCATAGGGGAACATTGA
- the fni gene encoding type 2 isopentenyl-diphosphate Delta-isomerase codes for MISDRKLEHLILCASCDVEYRKKTGFEDIEIVHRAVPEINREKIDISLEFLGKELSSPVMISAITGGHPASMKINRELARAAEKLGIALGLGSQRAGVEHPELEGTYTIAREEAPSAMLIGNIGSSHTEYAERAVEMIDADALAVHLNPLQESIQPGGDVDSSGALESISSIVESVDVPVMVKETGVGICSEDAIELESCGVSAIDVAGAGGTSWAAVETYRADDRYLGELFWDWGIPTAASTVEVVESVSIPVIASGGIRSGIDAAKAISLGAEMVGIALPVLEAAGHGYRDVIKVIEGFNEALRTAMYLAGAETLEDLKKSPIIITGQTREWLNERGFETKKYARRS; via the coding sequence ATGATTTCGGACAGGAAACTGGAGCATCTAATCCTGTGCGCCAGCTGTGATGTTGAGTACAGGAAGAAGACAGGCTTCGAGGATATTGAGATAGTTCACAGGGCCGTGCCTGAAATAAATAGGGAAAAGATAGATATAAGCCTCGAATTTCTCGGTAAGGAGTTATCATCCCCTGTGATGATAAGTGCAATCACAGGCGGCCACCCTGCCTCCATGAAGATAAACAGGGAGCTTGCAAGGGCGGCAGAGAAACTTGGAATAGCACTTGGACTTGGAAGTCAGAGGGCAGGGGTTGAGCACCCTGAACTTGAGGGGACCTACACCATAGCAAGGGAGGAGGCACCCTCAGCAATGCTCATAGGAAATATTGGAAGTTCACACACAGAATACGCTGAAAGGGCCGTTGAAATGATAGATGCAGACGCCCTTGCAGTGCACCTCAACCCCCTACAGGAGTCCATCCAGCCTGGAGGAGACGTTGACTCATCAGGGGCCCTTGAATCCATATCATCAATAGTTGAGTCAGTGGACGTCCCGGTAATGGTGAAGGAGACAGGGGTGGGGATATGCTCAGAGGACGCCATTGAACTTGAATCCTGTGGTGTGTCAGCCATAGATGTTGCAGGTGCAGGAGGCACCAGCTGGGCTGCCGTCGAAACATACCGGGCGGACGACCGGTACCTCGGAGAACTCTTCTGGGACTGGGGCATACCAACCGCTGCAAGCACAGTGGAGGTGGTAGAATCTGTCAGCATACCCGTAATAGCATCAGGGGGTATCAGGAGCGGGATCGACGCCGCCAAGGCAATATCCCTCGGCGCAGAAATGGTGGGAATCGCACTCCCGGTCCTTGAAGCAGCAGGGCATGGTTACCGCGATGTTATTAAGGTAATTGAGGGATTCAATGAGGCCCTCAGGACTGCAATGTACCTTGCAGGTGCAGAGACACTTGAGGATCTTAAAAAATCACCAATCATAATCACAGGCCAGACAAGAGAATGGCTGAACGAAAGGGGCTTTGAAACTAAAAAATACGCCAGGAGGTCATAA